In Laspinema palackyanum D2c, one genomic interval encodes:
- a CDS encoding M23 family metallopeptidase — MMRNAIPGWMHKHLTRTVRRLLFVGLGLAVILVLGLQPQIAHSQGPGAPQTATANYWQGASFPVENFQAYTSPFGYRQSPTGGYSSEFHSGLDIAAPMGSYVRNWWAGTVSQVIDDDRCGIGLVIQSGDWEHIYCHMQGAVERSGGRRYLIDRTGGLQIYDGQQVPAGVRIGRVGMSGRSTGPHLHWGLRYANDWYDPALILRAMYGSSRSVSMQP, encoded by the coding sequence ATGATGCGAAATGCTATCCCCGGATGGATGCACAAACACTTAACCCGTACTGTACGACGGCTGTTATTTGTCGGGCTAGGTTTAGCGGTGATACTGGTTCTGGGGTTGCAACCCCAGATTGCTCACTCTCAGGGACCGGGAGCGCCACAGACGGCAACGGCAAATTATTGGCAAGGGGCTTCCTTTCCTGTGGAGAATTTTCAGGCTTATACCTCGCCGTTTGGCTATCGTCAGTCCCCAACTGGCGGTTATAGCAGTGAATTTCACTCGGGTTTAGATATTGCGGCACCGATGGGAAGTTATGTCCGCAATTGGTGGGCGGGAACGGTGTCTCAGGTGATCGATGACGATCGCTGTGGCATTGGTTTGGTGATCCAATCCGGAGACTGGGAACATATCTATTGCCATATGCAAGGAGCCGTTGAGCGCTCCGGGGGGCGTCGTTACCTGATCGATCGCACCGGGGGCTTACAGATTTATGACGGTCAACAGGTTCCGGCTGGGGTCCGCATCGGTCGAGTGGGTATGTCAGGACGCAGCACGGGTCCTCATCTCCACTGGGGTCTGAGATACGCCAATGACTGGTATGACCCGGCATTGATTTTGCGGGCGATGTATGGCTCATCCCGCAGTGTTTCGATGCAACCTTAA
- the ftsH gene encoding ATP-dependent zinc metalloprotease FtsH, which yields MKGFLKQWIEGQRGVSQPSSLKGESMTIQGNRANSTGPVAKKSSLPAKLASTLGAMLASGILTQGVLLTNPAIAQTEAAALSYSELLQKIEAGEVQRVAVDPAQSVARVKLLQGDQEYTVPLFDRHPELFERIRLQNQAAETIQLDVQPTSDPSAAFGMAANLLLILLLIGGLMMIVKRSAQAGNQAMSFGKSKARFQMEAKTGVMFDDVAGIEEAKEELQEVVTFLKKPERFTAIGAKIPKGVLLIGPPGTGKTLLAKAIAGEAGVPFFSISGSEFVEMFVGVGASRVRDLFKKAKENSPCIVFIDEIDAVGRQRGAGIGGGNDEREQTLNQLLTEMDGFEGNSGIIIIAATNRPDVLDQALLRPGRFDRQVMVDLPSYNGRLGILQVHARNKKLAPEVAIEAIARRTPGFSGADLANLLNEAAILTARRRKEEIGALEIDDAIDRITIGLQLTPLLDSKKKRLIAYHEIGHALLMTLLENSDPLNKVTIIPRSGGIGGFAQQSFNEEMIDSGLYTRAWLIDRITITLGGRAAEQEVFGDTEITIGASNDIRVVADLAREMVTRYGMSALGPLALETQNAEVFLGRDLGSKADYSEEVASKVDRQVREIAFDCYEKARVILRQHRQLLDRLVDMLLEEETIEGEDFRQLVSQSVDLPEKQLVSKG from the coding sequence ATGAAAGGTTTTTTGAAACAGTGGATCGAGGGACAACGGGGAGTCAGTCAACCGAGTTCACTCAAAGGGGAGAGCATGACAATACAAGGCAACCGTGCCAACAGTACAGGGCCTGTCGCTAAAAAATCATCTCTCCCCGCTAAACTAGCAAGCACCCTCGGGGCAATGCTGGCATCGGGAATACTGACTCAAGGGGTGCTGCTGACCAATCCGGCGATCGCCCAAACCGAGGCTGCGGCCCTGAGTTATAGCGAATTATTGCAGAAAATTGAGGCCGGAGAAGTCCAACGAGTGGCAGTGGATCCGGCACAATCCGTTGCCCGAGTTAAATTATTACAGGGCGATCAGGAATATACCGTTCCCCTGTTCGATCGCCACCCGGAATTATTTGAAAGAATTAGATTACAAAACCAGGCAGCAGAGACGATCCAACTGGACGTTCAGCCCACCTCAGACCCCTCAGCCGCCTTTGGCATGGCGGCCAATCTCCTCTTAATTCTCCTGTTAATAGGAGGATTGATGATGATTGTCAAGCGATCGGCGCAAGCGGGAAATCAAGCCATGAGCTTTGGCAAATCCAAAGCGAGATTTCAAATGGAAGCCAAAACCGGCGTGATGTTTGATGATGTCGCTGGAATTGAGGAAGCTAAAGAAGAACTGCAAGAAGTGGTCACCTTCCTGAAAAAACCCGAACGATTTACGGCGATCGGGGCCAAAATTCCCAAAGGCGTCCTGTTAATTGGACCCCCTGGAACCGGCAAAACCTTACTCGCCAAGGCGATCGCCGGAGAAGCAGGCGTCCCCTTCTTCAGCATCTCCGGGTCAGAATTCGTGGAAATGTTTGTCGGCGTCGGGGCCTCCCGCGTCCGGGACCTGTTCAAAAAAGCCAAAGAAAACTCCCCTTGCATCGTCTTCATCGATGAAATTGATGCCGTGGGTCGTCAGCGTGGCGCAGGCATCGGTGGTGGCAACGATGAGCGAGAACAAACCCTCAACCAACTCCTCACCGAAATGGATGGATTTGAGGGGAACTCCGGAATTATTATTATTGCGGCGACCAACCGACCCGACGTTCTGGATCAGGCATTACTCCGTCCCGGACGATTTGACCGGCAGGTGATGGTCGATTTGCCGAGTTATAATGGCCGCCTGGGGATTTTACAAGTCCATGCGCGGAATAAGAAGCTGGCCCCAGAAGTTGCCATCGAGGCGATCGCCCGTCGCACCCCAGGATTTTCCGGGGCCGACTTAGCCAACCTGCTCAACGAAGCCGCGATCTTAACCGCAAGGCGACGGAAAGAAGAAATTGGTGCCCTAGAAATCGACGACGCCATCGATCGCATCACCATCGGACTGCAACTGACCCCCCTGCTCGATAGCAAGAAAAAGCGCCTGATTGCCTACCACGAAATCGGTCACGCCCTGCTGATGACCCTGTTGGAAAATTCCGACCCCTTAAACAAAGTCACCATCATTCCCCGTTCCGGCGGCATAGGCGGCTTCGCTCAACAAAGTTTCAACGAAGAAATGATTGATAGTGGTCTCTACACCCGGGCTTGGTTAATAGACCGGATTACCATTACCCTGGGAGGGAGGGCCGCCGAACAGGAAGTATTTGGGGATACGGAAATCACCATTGGAGCCAGTAACGATATCCGCGTTGTTGCCGATTTAGCCCGGGAAATGGTCACCCGCTACGGAATGTCCGCATTAGGTCCTCTAGCCCTAGAAACCCAGAACGCCGAAGTGTTTTTAGGTCGGGACCTCGGCAGCAAAGCCGATTACTCTGAAGAAGTTGCCTCGAAAGTGGACCGCCAGGTGCGAGAAATCGCCTTTGACTGCTATGAAAAAGCCCGAGTCATCCTCCGTCAGCATCGGCAACTGCTCGATCGCCTCGTGGATATGCTCTTAGAGGAAGAAACCATCGAAGGTGAAGACTTCCGCCAACTCGTCAGCCAATCGGTTGATCTTCCAGAAAAACAGCTTGTTAGCAAAGGTTAA
- a CDS encoding ferrochelatase: MVASPEQQQVTTPVSSGSHSHDDRVAVLLMGYGEVESYDDFANYNEQALNLLTAKFAPVPSWIYPPLAKLLAIFDFHEWSHQHGKFISPHNAIFEKQREGIEHELQHQWGDRVKVFKAFNFCAPHLPEQVLTQIKAEGFDKLLIYPLLVVDSIFTSGIAVEQVNLALEKLSEGESENWVKDMRYIPSFYNQPAYINLMAQMVEQTIAAELTGEHFASQIGIVLMNHGCPHKAKGFTSGITESQALYDAVRDKLIERYPLISVGWLNHQTPLIDWTQPNATLAAENLIQLGAKAVVFMPIGFATENHETLLDVHHIIHDLEKRHSDVSYIQMPCVNEQPEFLKMVAEWANPLIEDLLSDRAAVAGTPLVAAPHTHHHHHHH, from the coding sequence GTGGTTGCAAGTCCCGAACAACAACAAGTAACAACCCCAGTCAGCAGTGGCAGTCATTCCCATGATGATCGCGTCGCTGTTTTATTGATGGGGTATGGAGAAGTCGAAAGTTATGACGACTTTGCCAACTACAACGAACAAGCGCTGAATCTGCTCACGGCGAAGTTCGCACCTGTTCCCAGCTGGATATACCCCCCCCTGGCAAAATTACTCGCCATCTTTGATTTCCATGAGTGGAGTCATCAACATGGTAAATTCATCTCCCCTCACAATGCCATTTTTGAGAAACAGCGTGAGGGAATTGAGCATGAATTGCAACATCAGTGGGGCGATCGCGTTAAAGTTTTCAAAGCCTTTAACTTCTGTGCACCGCACCTTCCGGAACAAGTTCTCACCCAAATTAAAGCCGAAGGATTTGATAAACTGCTGATTTATCCCCTATTAGTGGTGGATTCTATCTTTACCAGCGGTATTGCCGTAGAACAAGTTAATTTAGCCCTAGAAAAGCTCAGTGAGGGGGAAAGCGAAAATTGGGTCAAGGATATGCGATATATCCCTTCTTTTTATAACCAACCCGCCTATATCAATTTAATGGCACAAATGGTCGAACAAACCATTGCGGCTGAGCTCACCGGGGAACATTTTGCCTCACAAATTGGGATTGTGTTAATGAATCACGGTTGCCCTCACAAGGCAAAAGGCTTTACTTCTGGAATTACGGAAAGTCAGGCCCTCTATGATGCAGTGCGGGATAAGCTGATTGAGCGCTATCCTTTGATTTCCGTGGGTTGGCTGAATCACCAGACTCCTTTGATTGACTGGACTCAGCCGAATGCAACTCTCGCTGCCGAGAACTTGATCCAACTCGGAGCAAAAGCGGTGGTGTTTATGCCGATCGGGTTTGCTACGGAAAATCATGAAACCCTACTGGATGTGCATCATATTATCCATGACTTAGAGAAGCGTCACTCTGATGTGAGTTATATTCAGATGCCCTGTGTTAACGAACAGCCGGAGTTTTTGAAAATGGTGGCCGAATGGGCGAACCCTTTAATTGAAGACTTACTCAGCGATCGCGCTGCGGTAGCCGGAACCCCCTTAGTGGCGGCTCCTCACACCCATCACCATCACCACCATCACTAA
- a CDS encoding GDSL-type esterase/lipase family protein, translating into MTASRICFVGDSFINGTGDPEYLGWTGRIVAAACQAGEEITYYNLGVRRDTSADILKRWLPEVSHRLPPDCNGKVLFSFGANDIILEKGKMRVDLPDSLNHTWQILEQAKLLFPVLMVSSPPLGNDEDNLRLAALSNQFEQICLNLSIPYLDVLTPLQQSPIWLNEVAANDGAHPQSAGYAELAELVTNWIGWTSWINAKKA; encoded by the coding sequence ATGACAGCAAGCCGGATATGTTTTGTCGGTGACTCCTTTATCAACGGAACTGGAGACCCAGAATACTTAGGCTGGACCGGCAGAATTGTCGCGGCAGCTTGTCAAGCGGGTGAAGAAATTACCTATTACAATCTCGGAGTCCGGCGAGATACCTCGGCGGATATTTTAAAGCGGTGGCTGCCGGAAGTTTCCCACCGCTTACCCCCGGATTGTAACGGGAAAGTCTTATTTTCTTTCGGTGCAAACGACATTATCCTCGAAAAAGGAAAAATGCGAGTAGACCTTCCGGACTCCCTCAATCATACATGGCAGATTCTTGAACAGGCGAAATTGTTATTCCCGGTGTTAATGGTGAGTTCCCCTCCCCTTGGCAACGACGAAGACAACTTGAGATTGGCTGCTTTATCCAATCAATTTGAGCAAATTTGCTTGAATCTATCCATTCCCTATTTAGATGTTTTAACTCCCCTTCAACAGTCCCCAATTTGGCTGAATGAAGTGGCGGCTAATGATGGAGCACATCCTCAATCCGCAGGATATGCAGAATTAGCAGAATTGGTGACAAATTGGATAGGCTGGACCTCTTGGATTAACGCAAAAAAGGCATGA